A section of the Ranitomeya imitator isolate aRanImi1 chromosome 7, aRanImi1.pri, whole genome shotgun sequence genome encodes:
- the LOC138645187 gene encoding uncharacterized protein has product MSLQNMTGLFYPSQTLGGPHIDLEDIITSQNVISRVMHSYLGMLVPLGLLAGVFCVAILIRNKVKHQALDNLDLHLLALVVTDITIVFYSFTSKTRPDYLEISNLSCGVLSCFFNASYFFSQYLLILMFLVFLILDDPTTSQSRLRYVFLTLTLSIITSVVNVSLLGTYDNLQNITYCQLDPLNARPEYDFTKFIAGFGVPSLVLLIFGILIIIRGREVEMSEKLRAHVVVFCHIPIMFICRLFYNIMLIRRTGLKIHGFYMSPREELVLNIAELAVFSGSCIRLIFTLVLHKPCRDGLKKLVQFLINKCRRKESSNSVI; this is encoded by the coding sequence ATGAGTCTTCAAAACATGACTGGTCTTTTTTACCCCAGTCAAACTCTGGGGGGCCCTCACATAGACCTAGAAGATATAATTACTTCTCAGAATGTCATCTCAAGGGTCATGCACAGCTACCTTGGTATGTTAGTCCCGCTTGGGTTACTGGCTGGCGTCTTCTGCGTGGCCATATTAATCAGGAACAAGGTGAAGCATCAAGCACTGGATAATCTGGACCTGCATCTTCTAGCATTGGTGGTTACAGACATTACAATCGTCTTCTACTCTTTCACGTCAAAGACAAGACCAGACTATCTGGAAATTTCCAATTTGAGTTGTGGTGTCTTGTCATGCTTCTTCAACGCGAGTTATTTCTTCTCTCAGTATCTGCTGATTTTAATGTTCCTCGTCTTTCTCATCCTGGATGACCCTACAACATCTCAAAGCCGTCTGAGATACGTCTTTCTCACGTTGACGTTGTCGATAATAACGTCTGTAGTTAACGTGTCGCTGTTGGGTACCTATGATAATCTTCAGAATATAACATATTGCCAGCTGGATCCATTAAATGCTAGGCCTGAATACGACTTCACAAAGTTCATTGCTGGATTTGGTGTCCCATCTTTGGTTCTTCTGATTTTCGGCATTCTAATCATTATTCGAGGCAGAGAAGTGGAAATGTCCGAGAAGCTCCGGGCCCACGTGGTCGTTTTCTGTCACATTCCGATTATGTTTATATGTCGGCTGTTCTACAACATCATGCTCATCAGGAGGACGGGTTTAAAGATTCATGGATTCTACATGTCTCCGAGAGAGGAGCTGGTGTTGAACATAGCAGAACTGGCAGTATTCAGCGGGAGCTGCATCAGACTTATATTCACGCTTGTCCTACACAAACCATGTCGGGATGGTCTCAAGAAACTTGTACAATTCTTAATCAATAAGTGTAGAAGAAAGGAATCATCCAACAGTGTAATCTAG